A genome region from Candidatus Methylomirabilis tolerans includes the following:
- a CDS encoding glycosyltransferase family 2 protein, giving the protein MQDCLAPSSPQVSVVIPTYNRAGTLGRAITSVLSQTFPDLECIVVDDGSTDQTVALVEGFQDPRLWLLRLPVNKGGSHARNVGIQAARSDLVAFIDSDDEWLPQKLELQIRRLQGGADPKATVVYCLCYQRDGTTDRLTPHRTLIYEGDVFGHLLTGWHPPTASQFLVTRASLRELGGFDESLPCAHDYDLWLRLAEAHNHFAAVGELLVIKGENTGPQLSTDPAARLEGTRLLDRKWGPVIKRHLGSTGYRRWRAERDRLIKGFLRTRPNMYDTVSGKRVASWRWLLMLLRLLPWSRRYLIHGLVLLIWGPSAYDITWRAKKTLRRVLAELETWVVTGSLAWSGQKQVSAMIRVKDEEEFLYPAVKSIADYVEEIVLIDNGSTDRTPSIIQSLQREYPDKVVCYQYNQEVRRVGWESWEEASRSGGSSSPHLSAYFYNWCLRKCTKPYVLKWDGDMIATEAFSESMGTWRKSHKVFMTFTGVNVHPDGQHLMASKSTDRTELVSSLRLSAIPSWVTSLTYTYPEPRVFPRFRAKFDMGNKFTQRLCTPVSNGLRVSHRCYKVEKVCYLHLKFCKRQPYSGYSSELADIIASNVAIGQPLCPEWLDLLRRWRVEDGASRWEPMKV; this is encoded by the coding sequence ATGCAGGATTGCCTCGCCCCCTCTTCCCCCCAGGTCAGCGTCGTAATCCCCACCTATAACCGGGCCGGCACCCTGGGACGCGCCATCACGAGCGTCCTCAGTCAGACCTTCCCGGACCTCGAGTGCATCGTCGTAGACGATGGCTCCACGGATCAGACCGTCGCCCTGGTGGAAGGATTCCAGGATCCCCGTCTCTGGCTCCTGCGGCTTCCCGTCAACAAGGGGGGCAGCCACGCGCGCAATGTCGGGATCCAGGCGGCCCGAAGTGATCTCGTCGCCTTCATTGACAGCGACGACGAGTGGCTGCCCCAGAAACTCGAACTGCAGATCAGACGCCTGCAAGGCGGCGCGGACCCCAAAGCCACCGTGGTATACTGCTTGTGCTATCAGCGCGATGGCACCACGGACCGCCTAACGCCGCACCGCACCCTTATCTATGAGGGGGACGTCTTCGGGCACCTGCTTACCGGCTGGCACCCGCCGACCGCGTCCCAGTTCCTGGTGACGCGAGCCTCACTACGGGAGTTGGGGGGCTTTGACGAGAGTCTCCCATGTGCTCACGATTATGACCTGTGGCTTCGGCTTGCCGAGGCGCACAACCATTTTGCGGCGGTCGGTGAACTTTTGGTCATCAAGGGTGAGAATACGGGTCCCCAATTATCGACTGATCCTGCCGCCCGCTTGGAAGGCACGCGGCTCCTTGATCGAAAGTGGGGGCCCGTTATCAAGCGCCACCTGGGCTCTACTGGGTACCGTCGGTGGAGAGCGGAACGAGATCGGCTCATCAAGGGGTTCCTCAGAACCCGACCGAATATGTATGATACGGTGAGCGGGAAGCGGGTAGCGTCCTGGCGATGGCTCCTCATGTTGCTGCGCCTTCTCCCATGGTCGAGACGGTATCTGATCCATGGTCTTGTATTGCTGATCTGGGGCCCATCTGCATACGACATCACCTGGCGAGCCAAGAAAACTCTAAGACGGGTCCTTGCCGAGTTGGAGACTTGGGTTGTGACGGGTTCTCTGGCCTGGTCCGGTCAAAAGCAGGTCTCAGCGATGATTCGAGTGAAAGATGAAGAGGAGTTCCTCTATCCTGCGGTGAAATCGATCGCGGATTACGTCGAGGAGATTGTTCTGATCGATAATGGCAGCACCGATCGCACCCCATCGATCATCCAATCGCTGCAACGAGAATATCCGGACAAGGTTGTGTGTTATCAGTACAATCAAGAGGTCCGAAGGGTAGGATGGGAGAGTTGGGAAGAAGCCTCACGTTCCGGAGGGTCCTCATCCCCCCACCTCTCGGCATACTTTTACAACTGGTGCCTGCGTAAGTGCACAAAGCCCTACGTCCTTAAATGGGATGGGGACATGATCGCGACGGAAGCCTTCTCTGAGTCGATGGGAACTTGGCGCAAATCTCACAAGGTGTTCATGACCTTCACGGGGGTGAATGTGCATCCGGATGGGCAGCACCTGATGGCCTCAAAATCGACGGACCGGACAGAATTGGTTTCCTCACTCAGGTTGTCGGCGATACCTTCCTGGGTGACCTCGCTTACATACACCTACCCGGAACCCCGCGTGTTTCCAAGATTCCGTGCGAAATTCGATATGGGCAATAAATTTACTCAACGTCTATGCACTCCAGTGTCGAATGGGTTGCGTGTCTCTCACCGCTGTTATAAAGTAGAAAAGGTTTGTTATCTCCATTTAAAGTTTTGTAAACGCCAACCGTATTCCGGTTATTCCTCCGAACTCGCAGATATTATCGCTTCAAACGTAGCCATAGGGCAGCCTTTATGTCCTGAATGGCTGGATCTGCTCCGCCGATGGCGGGTAGAAGATGGCGCGAGTAGATGGGAGCCAATGAAGGTGTAG